Part of the Antechinus flavipes isolate AdamAnt ecotype Samford, QLD, Australia chromosome 2, AdamAnt_v2, whole genome shotgun sequence genome is shown below.
cggggggggggggggggggggcggggggggaggggagatacgCCCAGACATGCCCCGGGCTGAAGCTGCTGTACCTCAGCCTGGCTTGGGGTCACCCATCCCACCCCCTTTATGTATTGGAGGGACTAATGGAGGGCGGTAGAGATAGCACTGATTCTTTTCGGGCAGTAAACTGAGGCCCGGGGAGGCGTTGGGATGCTGACTCGAGTCCTCGGATCCCCTACGAGCTTCTCGTGTTTTCTCCCCCGCTTCTCAAgagcccttccccctttcccccaaaaaagccaCAAAAAAGACTCTTAAGTCttagtcctttctccttttccccgaCCTTTGTTCACTCGGGACTTGAAGCCCTTCAGGGgtactttctcctttctcccccactAATGAGTTTTGCTGGAGGGCGAGGGGCTTGCCTCTCATACCTAAAGCTTTGATTCGCTGCTGCTGTTTTGACTTTTGTCTGTAGGCTAGTTAAGGGGAAGCTTCAATAAGCTTTGGTGCGATGTATTCAAGACTTCCCATATGGTAGGGGTTCTGGAAGCATTACGTAATGCAAACTGATGACACATGCCTTTTGTTTTATTCAACAGCTGGCTAGAGATTTAGTGCATCCATCCCTAGAGgatgaaaagaagaaacataaaaaaaaacgCCTGGTTCAGAGTCCAAATTCTTACTTTATGGATGTCAAGTGTCCAGGTAAAATGGGATGTCAGTCTCAAATCTTGACGTTCTTCTAATAAAGTGAAACATTTATGGAAAATGATAGTGCGGCATATGTGAAAACTCCCTAAAACCACCTTCAAGGTGGAACCCATATTGGAAATTTAATAACCCCCATAGGGGAATTTTTACCCAAAAATGTCCCAAAAGGCCTCATTGCCAGTCAGGTCATTGTGCCTATTTTAGagaatttgaatttatatatttatatgtttttggacttttattgaatctttttaagtttttcttcacATGGAGAAATTGCTTTGTTATGACGAGACCcatattaatttttcaatttataatgATAGTTCTTTTCCTGAGTTTAGTGAATATTATTTTGCTTCCCTGTTTCATTTTTGAGCAAtgttgcctttttcttttttcttttttctttttttttcttttttttttaaaggctgctACAAGATCACCACAGTCTTCAGTCATGCTCAGACAGTGGTTCTTTGTGTAGGCTGCTCAACTGTGTTGTGCCAGCCTACAGGAGGAAAGGCCAGACTCACAGAAGGTATGGTTTGGCATTCTCTAATCCAGATATAAAACTGTCTGATTATAAGTGTTCCTGCTTTTCACATTTTCAGCATAGAAAATCTCATAAAACATAACCATTATAAAGAGTTTGTCCTTTTAAGTATCTGGATTTTAAGCTAACATTTGTAACCTACTATCCTCAACCCAGAAAGTCTTCTTTTGGACTTATCCCACATAGTTGTGTAAATGTTTTGCAGATACATATTGTTAATTACCTGACTCAGGCAGAGAAACTTAGGCTAAGTGTTAGTTCTGCCAATTGAAGATCAATCAGAAAGAAGCTAAAGAAATTATAATGTAAGTCAGTgggaaaaagatttattttatcaacatttttttcaGGAACACCAATGCATAAAGTAAGatattcttgtatttctttttaaagccacattttaaaaaagtagtcCATATGTTTGGAATTCAGAAATTTATATCTTCTACTTTAAATGTCTCAAACATTTTCATTAAAGTTGCTTTTGTAGGTTACTGTCTGAAATGGAACAAAAACAGTTAAGTATCTCTATAGATCTTAATCCAAAGTATAAAAGATTCATTTGTCAAGCAATGGAACATTCAATATATAATACAGCAAAAATTAAGTTATTTCCCAAAAAAATCTTGAGTTTCTTTAAGGCTGATATGGAGATCTGATTATATTTCTATCTTTCCATAGTATGATGACAATAAATCACATTCAAGAGTAGTGTTTGTAAAATGTAGGTAGTGCTTCAGAAGTACAAGTAGCATTTTGGAAATTGAGCTCTAATCTTAGTATTGATGTAACTGAAGGAGATCTGCATGTCTAAGGCTTAAGTGTATTATGAGCctactttctcattcttttgggAATCTGCATATAAATATTTGAGTTCTTCAGGAAAAGAGCTTTTACTAAATGAAAAGCAATATTATTGATATGTTCTCAAAGAAAGGCAGTATAGCACAGTGAAAAAAACTGAACTTAAAGCTAGAAAGGTCTGAGTTCCAGTTCTGCCTCTTGGTACTTACCTTTAAAATTTTGCTACTACTCACCCTACTAACTCACCCTATCCCTGGAGataaaaatttatcttctttcagATTGCAAAAAGCAGATTCAGCCCCATAATTCATGACAATGGTGTTATATAGTTCTAAGTATTGGAAGCAGAAATGGTAATTATGTAagcaaaaaattattaagaattttgggctaaaatgtaaattttacttctttttaaaaatgttttatttttaagtatagaCAATATCTGCATCTAAAAAAGAGCTTATCTATATCTAGAACTATATTGTACAAGGACAGCCTATCCTGTTACTCTTTCATATGCTTTTTTACAGGTTGCTCATTTAGAAGAAAGCAACATTAATGACATTCAGCTTCATGAACTGGACATAATGTATATCTCAGAAAGCCTTATCTGTTCGGCAATCCAAGCAAATAATTAAATTTGACTTCGTAAGGTATATAACAATGGTCTCCTGTTTTGGAGTCtgttttacattaaaattttaattacatgcaAAATTTTCCtggtatttttgtgtgtgtgtatgattattttctctgtatgtatgtatactcaCAAACACAGTTGCTTGATCCCAACAAGTGTTACGCTTCCATgatcaagaattctgaaatactTTTAGCAACCATGACCTCCACTTAGCATTCTTTCCCTGTTTCAGGCCTCTGAATCTATTCTTCATCCTTAATATCTAGCACTTCCACTTTCTCtgactttatttcctttccttccctcagtTGATCCTATAATTAACCAGTTCATTGTTTCTCTTTAatcctttctcccaccccacaCTTTGTCCTATTTCCACAAGTACTTTGCCAAAGTCTAATGCTGGACCCAATATCTTACTTCTGTTTCACATCTTGCAAATGGTGCTGACTGTAGTGTGTGCCTAATCTCAACTAGCCCCTCACTGCAGTAAGACAATTGTAAGGCATTATCTTAAGTGCTAGAAGGTACAAAGTAAAAGATAGTCCTTGCTCTTAACTTACAgtttaatgaaagagaaaatatgcaGACAAGTGTATACAAACAAGCTGTATAcgggataaattggaaataattaagaggaaaggcattagaattaagagggatccAGAAAAAGTGCTAGAAGGGATTGTGTCTTTAGGAGGGAGTCATTTTTCAGTGAGCATCAGaatgtagtagtagtagaaaaggaaatgctgaaagatgaaagcaaatttattGCCTATGGAGCACACATCCCAGGGACCATAGTGGAAAGGGTGTTAAGTTTTAGATTGAGACAATTGGGAAAGTTTACTgagggaatgagaaaaaggaatgggGTGGGGGtagaagagaggaaagacaggAATAGGGTTTGAAAGATCATTTCTGGGACTTCAGAATCACTAGAATGGGAAAGAAATGGGGTGGGGAAGTTTTGTTAATCATCAAGGAATAGGTTTAGATAGATTTTCATTGTCCATAAGGCTTTGGCCTCAGAGTAAAGTCCTTTCAAGGTCTTAGGCAGTTCAGAGGGAGTAAGTAGTTGGAGGGGAAGGAATGATACTCATCACTTTATCCCAAGATAGATCACCAGGCTAGGATTAGATGACATggcctttctcctcttttctgaaAGGAGGAATCTGGTGCTTTACGTAATAGTGTTTCATATCTTTTATCAGGAGGCCAGAGaccagtcaggaaaacctagtgACAGAATAGGGGTTTCCCCTCTTAACCTCAGAAAACAGGAGACCAGCACTTGATGGAATGGTGTCTTTTCCCCAGTGATAGTGGAAATGAGGCAGGAGACCTGGAGAGGCTGGAGACAAAGTAAGAAACAAGGAACAACTGGAAAGGTGGCCTCCCCTCACTATAAGGCTGAAGACTGGTATGATGGTATAACATTTTCTCCCCTTCAAAGGCAAGAGTCTAGTTTGGGAAAACTAGATAGGAGGACTCAATAGAATGGTGCCCTCTCCTCTCAATATAAAGGTATTCCCCATTGAAGCTGTTTCAAACCTCAACATACACATATCAATTCCACATTTTCAACAGAAGACCTCACatattttaaggggaaaatggAATCCACCTATCTGGAGCTCCTCTCCTACTAGACTTCTCAAAATCTCTTCCTTAACAACTCTTATTTTATATTAGTCTCTCATGAGGAGATGGCCCTTCTGGCCAAGGATAATCTTTGATTCTGTGTCGTCCTCATCTCTAATAGATTATTGCATATTCACAATCATCCTCTCGctctgatcttcagtttctttGTATTTACTGGCTGcctccattctttaaaaaaaaaaaaaaaaaaaaaagatttcatccACTATCATTTCAGTCAACCCCTAAAAATGATAGTGGATgaaatctttttctccctctttcttccttttgataAACTATAAGAAAAAGCTGATATTTCCACTTCTCTTACATCTTAACCTCTTGCAATTTGGTTTCTAACCTAATCACAATAAACTTCTCCAAACTTGCCaacaatctcttaattgccaaatctgaaGGTCTTTTCTTGACCTTCATCCTTTTTCATTTCAGTGTAACATTTGACATTGTTGGTCTCTATCTCCTGGATACTTCTCCCTAAGTTTCTCCTTGGGCTTTTGTGATACATTTCTC
Proteins encoded:
- the RPS27L gene encoding 40S ribosomal protein S27-like; this encodes MPLARDLVHPSLEDEKKKHKKKRLVQSPNSYFMDVKCPGCYKITTVFSHAQTVVLCVGCSTVLCQPTGGKARLTEGCSFRRKQH